One genomic segment of Chlamydiota bacterium includes these proteins:
- a CDS encoding permease has protein sequence MQSNNISSNNHACCQTTPKKWVWYRDQLIISLVFLAVFLSLGRFVSLLNPFQLAFWHFVRMIWWAVLAGMILGGLIDYYIPKIYISKYLARRRKQTIFYSVGLGFLMSACSHGILALAMELHKKGAGGPAVVSFLLASPWANLPVTFLLVGFFGIKGVLIIFCALVVAIVTGLIFQKLEARGLIEKNIHEISVDEDFSILEDVKHRWQAYPFSSKALWKDALGIVRGMWELSEMILGWILIGSILASLVSAYVPSHFFHHFLGSSFMGLGVTLAFSALLEVCSEGTAPLAFEIYKQTGALGNSLVFLMAGVATDYTEIGLIWTNLGKKTALWMMGISIPQILFLGWLLNLLRV, from the coding sequence ATGCAATCAAATAACATATCTTCCAACAATCATGCTTGTTGCCAAACCACTCCTAAAAAATGGGTCTGGTACAGGGATCAATTGATCATCTCTTTGGTCTTTTTGGCTGTTTTTTTATCCTTAGGGCGTTTCGTTTCGCTGCTCAACCCCTTTCAACTTGCGTTCTGGCATTTTGTTCGAATGATTTGGTGGGCCGTTCTGGCTGGGATGATTTTGGGTGGGTTGATTGATTATTATATTCCTAAAATTTACATCTCAAAATATTTGGCTCGTCGTCGAAAGCAAACCATTTTTTATTCGGTGGGACTCGGTTTTTTAATGAGTGCTTGCAGCCATGGTATTTTGGCCCTTGCGATGGAGCTTCATAAAAAGGGGGCTGGGGGCCCCGCGGTAGTGAGTTTCCTTTTGGCCAGTCCCTGGGCCAATCTACCTGTGACATTCCTTCTTGTAGGATTTTTTGGGATCAAAGGGGTTCTCATTATTTTTTGTGCTTTGGTTGTGGCGATTGTGACGGGGCTCATTTTTCAAAAATTGGAGGCCAGAGGTCTCATAGAGAAAAATATTCATGAAATTTCAGTGGATGAAGATTTTTCGATTTTGGAGGATGTGAAACATCGCTGGCAAGCCTACCCTTTCAGTTCAAAAGCTCTTTGGAAAGATGCCCTAGGCATTGTTCGGGGGATGTGGGAACTTTCAGAGATGATCCTGGGTTGGATTTTAATCGGGTCTATTTTAGCAAGCCTCGTTTCTGCGTATGTTCCCTCCCATTTTTTTCATCATTTTCTAGGATCTTCTTTCATGGGGTTGGGCGTAACGCTTGCCTTTTCAGCTCTTCTGGAAGTATGCTCCGAAGGGACAGCTCCGTTGGCTTTTGAAATTTACAAACAAACAGGGGCCTTAGGAAATAGCCTCGTTTTTCTAATGGCGGGAGTAGCGACAGACTATACAGAAATCGGACTCATTTGGACAAATCTTGGAAAAAAAACAGCGCTTTGGATGATGGGGATTTCTATTCCTCAGATATTATTTTTGGGATGGTTATTAAATCTATTAAGGGTTTAA
- a CDS encoding LON peptidase substrate-binding domain-containing protein → MKSQVVERLKVHAGEKVPVFPLPNAILFPHVELPLYIFEPRYQQMLEDCMKGNSLMAISLLKKGWEAYQEPFPAYDVVGVGYVKLSIQNTEGNSNIILKGITRAKISEYLQWEPYPIAKVNPIEETSAESKEIVTKTKKLLKLFIEKVLRTKKGHEDELRTLEKMTDSEELSSIVAHTSNIDFHAKQEILETFDLGKKLDRLTEILESELREIYLRKKSSS, encoded by the coding sequence ATGAAATCTCAGGTTGTTGAAAGATTAAAAGTACATGCAGGGGAGAAGGTTCCTGTTTTTCCCCTACCCAATGCCATTCTCTTTCCCCATGTAGAATTACCGCTCTATATCTTTGAGCCACGTTACCAACAAATGCTAGAGGACTGTATGAAGGGGAATTCCCTGATGGCTATTTCTCTTCTCAAAAAAGGATGGGAGGCTTATCAAGAGCCATTTCCGGCTTATGATGTGGTCGGTGTTGGATATGTCAAACTCTCGATTCAAAATACAGAAGGGAATTCCAACATCATTTTAAAAGGGATTACCCGTGCAAAAATTTCTGAATATCTTCAGTGGGAACCTTATCCAATTGCAAAGGTGAATCCCATTGAAGAGACGTCCGCAGAATCTAAAGAGATTGTCACAAAAACGAAGAAACTCTTAAAGCTCTTCATTGAAAAAGTGTTAAGAACAAAAAAGGGTCACGAAGATGAACTACGTACCCTTGAAAAAATGACCGATTCGGAAGAACTCTCCAGCATTGTAGCCCATACTTCAAATATTGATTTTCATGCCAAACAAGAAATATTAGAAACCTTTGATTTAGGAAAAAAACTTGATCGACTCACTGAAATTCTTGAATCTGAACTAAGAGAAATTTATCTGAGGAAAAAGAGCAGCTCTTAA
- a CDS encoding AsmA family protein, producing MKTLMQILVGMIVLFSILFVTAQIVINRPFFCEKITHALSEKLHRQVSLEGLSLSVFPSIGLHLKEFKILEKNKSDVFARLGDLQIRAKFFPLFKKQVIVNDIIIEEPEMNIVKESQGIFNFSDLVSSSPAPSTPSTPAKGILERSSSPRTVSVGKIHINNAKFSYKEVLPSGETQLFEIKGLDIHIDHFSLTDPVQVRAVSSSGKASLKGIGLSRYDLEKTLTGHAKLESKEGKILGKNITQEILSKMNQPILIKFLPGLAKLIQERDQVLPETRFTDFVVDLDIGNGKINLEKAGLTTADLSLRASGPIDFSFQANLGAHIVFSKELTEKMTQGQDLSNKLPYENGGLHIPVRITGPLSKPVIVPDLGVILSTLTKGELSDKIGGFLRGGKGKK from the coding sequence ATGAAAACCTTGATGCAAATTTTAGTAGGGATGATCGTTCTCTTTAGCATTTTATTTGTGACAGCCCAAATCGTTATCAACCGCCCTTTCTTTTGTGAAAAAATAACGCATGCTTTAAGTGAAAAGCTTCATCGCCAGGTTTCTCTCGAAGGATTAAGTTTAAGTGTCTTTCCTTCCATCGGCCTCCACTTGAAGGAATTCAAGATTTTAGAGAAAAATAAAAGTGATGTTTTTGCCCGGTTGGGTGATTTACAAATTCGGGCAAAATTCTTTCCTTTATTCAAAAAGCAGGTGATCGTCAATGACATCATTATAGAAGAGCCCGAAATGAATATTGTTAAAGAAAGTCAGGGAATTTTTAATTTTAGTGATTTGGTTTCTTCATCTCCAGCTCCTTCCACTCCTTCTACTCCTGCGAAAGGGATTTTAGAGAGATCTTCTAGTCCTCGTACGGTCTCCGTTGGGAAAATACACATCAACAATGCCAAATTTTCTTACAAAGAAGTTCTTCCTTCAGGGGAAACCCAACTTTTTGAGATCAAAGGTTTAGATATTCATATCGACCATTTTTCTCTAACAGATCCTGTTCAAGTTCGTGCGGTTTCATCCTCAGGAAAAGCCTCTCTTAAAGGGATCGGTTTAAGTCGGTATGATCTAGAAAAAACCCTTACGGGTCATGCTAAACTTGAATCGAAAGAGGGAAAAATTCTTGGCAAAAATATAACACAGGAAATTTTGTCTAAAATGAATCAACCTATTTTAATAAAATTTTTGCCTGGGCTTGCCAAATTGATTCAGGAGAGAGATCAAGTTCTTCCGGAAACTCGATTTACCGATTTTGTTGTCGATCTCGATATTGGAAATGGAAAGATCAATCTCGAAAAAGCAGGTCTTACGACAGCAGATCTTTCTTTAAGGGCCAGTGGCCCCATTGATTTTTCCTTTCAAGCTAATCTCGGTGCCCATATTGTTTTTTCAAAAGAACTCACAGAAAAAATGACACAAGGACAGGACCTTTCCAATAAGCTTCCTTATGAAAATGGAGGTCTTCATATCCCTGTTAGAATTACAGGACCGCTCTCCAAACCGGTTATTGTCCCTGATTTGGGGGTCATTTTAAGTACTCTGACCAAGGGTGAGCTTTCAGACAAAATAGGGGGTTTTTTAAGAGGTGGAAAAGGAAAGAAATGA
- a CDS encoding LysM peptidoglycan-binding domain-containing protein — MRKGNLDLDVKIKFSCSTLFFLFAFLYFNCFGIEGSPSQNDYKIYIVKKGDTLFSISHRWGIQLTRLMEVNHLQNPNKIHQGQSLMIPVVVKEMVKPPLKVDLSPKKVVAPLPSIAPPLSKDELDLDPSISPEKDALSQKGVPASPKMDHFGVGFGWWFGFLDAKAKVSVTGLEGTEIDLADDLGVDDSVGLPVVNFWLQPLPYLRFSGEYMELGMEGAATIDEKIVFDGETYSISDEVSGKLDIQRFSGWVEINPFRGSWGYVGGMIGGEYVQLDAELSSQLVGSASHSLDAVTLTLGAQMRLDMTSHWAIDGRIRGMSFEFDNAQVDVFDGQMGLVWSPIEPLEFSLAYRFLFFDWVQTEDSGDLTLQGPVISGLVKF, encoded by the coding sequence ATGCGAAAAGGTAATTTAGATTTGGATGTAAAAATAAAATTTTCTTGTTCGACGCTTTTTTTTCTATTCGCTTTTCTATATTTTAACTGTTTTGGGATAGAGGGGAGCCCCTCGCAAAATGATTACAAAATCTATATCGTAAAGAAAGGGGACACCCTTTTTTCCATTAGCCACAGATGGGGTATTCAATTAACAAGATTAATGGAAGTGAATCATCTTCAAAATCCTAACAAGATTCATCAGGGTCAGAGTCTTATGATTCCTGTTGTTGTGAAAGAGATGGTAAAACCTCCTTTAAAAGTCGATTTATCTCCAAAAAAGGTTGTTGCACCTCTCCCCTCTATTGCCCCTCCTCTTTCTAAAGATGAATTGGATTTAGATCCTTCTATTTCTCCAGAGAAGGACGCCTTGTCTCAAAAAGGAGTACCTGCCTCTCCCAAAATGGATCATTTTGGGGTCGGTTTTGGATGGTGGTTTGGTTTTCTGGATGCGAAGGCCAAGGTTTCTGTCACAGGACTTGAGGGAACGGAGATTGATTTGGCAGATGATTTAGGTGTCGATGATTCTGTGGGGCTTCCCGTGGTGAATTTCTGGCTTCAACCTTTGCCGTACTTGCGTTTTTCAGGTGAGTATATGGAGTTAGGAATGGAGGGCGCGGCCACGATTGATGAGAAAATTGTTTTTGATGGAGAAACGTATTCTATTTCAGATGAAGTCAGTGGAAAGTTAGACATTCAGAGATTCAGTGGTTGGGTTGAAATCAATCCTTTTCGCGGTTCTTGGGGATATGTAGGAGGGATGATTGGAGGAGAATATGTTCAGCTTGATGCAGAGCTTTCATCCCAGTTGGTAGGAAGTGCAAGTCACAGTCTTGATGCTGTAACACTCACATTAGGAGCCCAAATGCGTTTAGATATGACTTCGCATTGGGCTATTGATGGACGGATTCGAGGGATGAGTTTTGAATTTGATAATGCCCAAGTTGATGTTTTTGACGGCCAAATGGGTCTTGTGTGGAGTCCGATCGAACCTTTAGAATTTTCACTGGCCTATCGCTTCCTCTTTTTTGATTGGGTTCAAACAGAGGATTCGGGGGATTTAACCTTACAGGGGCCGGTCATCAGTGGTTTAGTAAAGTTTTAA
- a CDS encoding transcriptional repressor, which yields MDNAILSQQDYRIKLKESGLKPTQARLLIFKEVLKMPHHFNADDLALRVRSQNERVSRATVYRALPILVEFGILREVVFSEKHHNYECMLGRKHHEHLICLKCGTIIEFSDERMEIPLDEACEKYHFKAVAHKTEVTGYCRKCQ from the coding sequence ATGGATAACGCGATACTTTCGCAACAGGATTATAGGATTAAGTTAAAAGAAAGCGGTTTAAAGCCGACGCAGGCGAGATTATTGATTTTTAAAGAGGTTCTTAAAATGCCACATCACTTCAATGCGGATGATTTGGCTTTGCGAGTACGGAGTCAAAACGAAAGGGTTTCTCGGGCAACGGTATATCGGGCGCTTCCTATTCTGGTTGAATTTGGAATTTTAAGGGAAGTCGTTTTTAGTGAAAAACATCATAATTATGAATGCATGCTGGGAAGGAAACATCACGAGCATTTGATTTGTCTTAAATGTGGGACGATTATAGAGTTTTCAGATGAGAGAATGGAAATTCCTCTGGATGAAGCTTGTGAGAAGTATCATTTTAAGGCGGTGGCCCATAAGACGGAAGTGACAGGGTATTGCAGAAAGTGTCAGTGA
- a CDS encoding hemin uptake protein HemP: MNKQSFVESMKPFLSEKFVYSEELFGKEKVVYIQHENLVYRLMRTRNGKLILNK; this comes from the coding sequence ATGAACAAGCAAAGTTTTGTGGAGAGTATGAAACCCTTTTTAAGTGAAAAATTTGTGTATTCAGAAGAGTTATTCGGCAAGGAAAAAGTTGTTTATATTCAGCATGAAAATTTAGTTTATCGGTTAATGAGGACACGAAACGGAAAATTAATTTTGAATAAGTGA
- a CDS encoding DUF2318 domain-containing protein: MFESLIIMLREGIEASLVIGILLGSLRKMGRMDLAPFVYYGLGLALFGSILGAVLLQFFVVSEEIYEGFLYLGAALFVSTMLYWMLQHSKKLKGEIEQAVERATQEKGARSQKWGLFAFTFFMVFREGIEAVLFLSAVGLTTEKLLSLIGGLLGLALAILFCVAFVKGTVKVDLNRFFKVSTVVLVIFIVQLLINGFHELSEAQILPASQWEMALIGPVVRNNALFILAILSIPILIFLFPSRKKEEISADLEGPQRRLLLAKLKGQKKWRWFWAFTSITIMILLGTHAVYSGRGQTLDPPLLVNAMGEEIRIPFEEVSDEKLHRFAFKDGETLIRFLVIKTEKDHYRTAFDLCEICGDYGYVQEGENVICLNCTAAIYPPTIGVPGGCNPIPLKSILEGEQIVIRKSDLREMSGRFKQKMLPQVECEICRMKLHLEEAHSIEIQGRTFYLCSMDSCRKEFERRASQNTP, encoded by the coding sequence ATGTTTGAGTCTTTAATCATTATGTTGCGAGAGGGGATTGAGGCCTCTCTTGTGATTGGAATTCTTTTGGGGAGTTTAAGAAAAATGGGGCGGATGGACCTTGCCCCTTTTGTTTATTATGGTTTAGGGTTGGCTCTTTTTGGGAGCATACTGGGTGCCGTGCTTCTTCAATTTTTTGTCGTGAGTGAAGAGATTTATGAAGGTTTTCTTTATCTTGGCGCTGCATTATTTGTTTCGACCATGCTTTATTGGATGCTTCAGCATTCAAAGAAATTGAAGGGAGAGATTGAGCAAGCGGTTGAAAGAGCTACACAGGAAAAGGGGGCTCGATCTCAAAAGTGGGGACTTTTTGCGTTTACTTTTTTTATGGTCTTTAGAGAGGGGATTGAGGCCGTTCTTTTTTTAAGTGCGGTGGGCTTAACGACTGAAAAACTTTTATCATTGATCGGAGGTCTTTTAGGATTAGCTCTTGCCATTCTTTTTTGCGTCGCATTTGTCAAGGGAACGGTTAAAGTCGATTTAAATCGATTTTTCAAGGTTAGCACCGTTGTTTTGGTTATTTTCATTGTTCAGCTTTTAATCAATGGATTTCATGAATTATCGGAAGCTCAGATTTTACCCGCAAGCCAGTGGGAAATGGCACTGATAGGTCCTGTGGTTAGAAATAATGCCTTGTTTATTTTGGCCATTTTAAGTATTCCAATTCTCATTTTTTTATTTCCCTCGCGTAAAAAAGAGGAAATTTCTGCTGATTTAGAGGGTCCTCAAAGACGACTTCTTTTAGCCAAATTAAAAGGACAAAAAAAATGGCGTTGGTTTTGGGCTTTTACTTCTATCACGATTATGATTCTTTTAGGAACTCATGCGGTCTATTCAGGGCGTGGTCAGACGCTTGATCCACCTCTTTTGGTGAATGCAATGGGGGAAGAGATTCGCATTCCTTTTGAGGAGGTTTCGGATGAAAAGCTTCATCGATTTGCCTTTAAAGATGGAGAGACTCTGATTCGCTTTCTGGTTATCAAAACCGAAAAAGATCACTATCGAACGGCTTTTGATCTTTGTGAGATTTGTGGTGATTATGGTTACGTTCAAGAAGGGGAGAACGTGATTTGCCTTAATTGCACAGCAGCAATCTATCCGCCTACGATTGGGGTTCCCGGAGGCTGCAATCCTATTCCCCTTAAGTCAATTTTAGAGGGAGAGCAAATTGTGATTCGTAAAAGTGATTTGCGAGAGATGTCGGGTCGTTTTAAACAGAAAATGCTTCCACAAGTCGAATGTGAAATTTGCCGCATGAAACTTCATCTAGAAGAGGCTCATTCAATCGAAATTCAGGGTCGAACATTTTATTTATGCTCGATGGACTCGTGCAGGAAGGAGTTTGAGCGTCGTGCTTCTCAGAATACTCCGTGA
- a CDS encoding FtsX-like permease family protein, with the protein MLLRILRESFLRRKRRKTIGILAVALGSSLATALIGISIEMGDKIEQQLKVYGSNIRVHAVEPPLKREWGPSLKEAYLSQKDLPRIKEIFWTNNIIDFAPFLSLPVDCQGKRIFLYGTWFSKELSNQQKMKTGIQSLFKFWKVEGAWPQDDQVFPQALMGKDLARVLNIHVGDPLSLKYEGKELSVKVVGLLDSGEEFDTAILVDLTQVQVLTGLTNAIHEIFVSALTIPSDSLEKTFRKSPTALSPQEYERWSCSPYVSSIARQIQEVFPHSVAEPILTVVQREGLILSKLKFLFIYICLSALLTAGIGFASTLMATVVERRQEVGLLRALGASVWSILLIFLSEMLVIAIVGSTLGGILGYLLGQMISFRIFETGIHPNLIVVFVVGGVTLLISILGGLFPLRTSLKLDPARVLHEN; encoded by the coding sequence GTGCTTCTCAGAATACTCCGTGAGTCTTTTCTTCGGCGAAAACGTCGTAAGACCATTGGAATTTTAGCGGTTGCCTTGGGATCTAGTCTTGCAACGGCCCTCATCGGTATTTCCATTGAGATGGGGGATAAAATAGAGCAGCAATTAAAAGTTTATGGGTCCAATATCCGAGTTCATGCCGTCGAGCCCCCTCTAAAAAGGGAGTGGGGTCCTTCCCTGAAGGAAGCTTATCTTTCCCAGAAGGATCTTCCTAGAATCAAAGAAATTTTTTGGACGAATAATATTATTGATTTTGCACCTTTTTTATCACTTCCTGTGGATTGTCAAGGGAAACGCATCTTTTTATATGGAACTTGGTTTTCAAAAGAACTTTCTAATCAGCAAAAAATGAAAACAGGAATTCAATCCCTATTCAAATTTTGGAAGGTTGAAGGAGCGTGGCCTCAAGATGATCAGGTTTTTCCCCAAGCCCTGATGGGAAAAGATTTGGCACGGGTTTTAAATATTCATGTGGGTGATCCCCTTTCTTTGAAGTATGAGGGAAAAGAACTGAGCGTTAAAGTGGTAGGCCTTCTGGATTCAGGGGAAGAATTTGATACGGCTATTTTGGTTGATTTGACTCAAGTTCAGGTCTTAACAGGTCTTACGAATGCCATCCATGAAATTTTTGTGAGTGCACTGACGATTCCCTCAGATTCTCTTGAAAAGACTTTTCGAAAGAGCCCGACAGCACTTTCTCCCCAAGAATACGAACGTTGGTCTTGTTCCCCTTATGTTTCAAGTATTGCCCGTCAAATCCAAGAGGTTTTTCCTCATTCTGTGGCAGAGCCCATTTTAACAGTGGTTCAAAGGGAGGGGTTGATCTTGAGCAAATTGAAGTTTCTCTTTATTTATATTTGCTTATCGGCTCTTCTAACGGCGGGCATTGGTTTTGCAAGCACCTTAATGGCCACAGTGGTAGAGAGACGTCAAGAAGTGGGCCTCTTACGTGCATTAGGGGCAAGTGTATGGAGTATTCTCCTCATTTTCCTTTCAGAAATGTTGGTGATTGCCATTGTAGGATCCACTTTGGGGGGAATTTTAGGATATCTTTTAGGTCAAATGATTTCTTTTAGAATTTTTGAGACAGGTATTCATCCAAATCTTATTGTAGTTTTTGTGGTCGGGGGAGTGACTTTATTGATTTCCATTCTAGGAGGACTTTTTCCGTTAAGGACTTCTCTTAAATTAGATCCTGCGAGAGTGCTTCATGAAAATTAA
- a CDS encoding ABC transporter permease, with amino-acid sequence MKIKMFMRLCFKAMLRGRNKTLLLMGVSMMAVAVSTSLLGLIDDIRLQMENELKVFGPNFVIRPSLGYDQEGISRGCFPFLKRKLKEAEAIYSPCLLGTMQFKGELVGVMGLEIESYQKFSQSFDLEGRWILQPREAMIGQGVAQKFELKLGEPFQWDEYASSFHVCGIFQSGGKEDEQIILRLSEAQEVMGQKNKVSSFLARIPGSLKELEELARKIEGRFPSLKASPIRKVALSEGEILDRIEGLVWMVTLLIFIMTGLTLMATSNALVSERRQEFGLSRVLGASGFHLSLLFYVQALLSSWTAALPGFFLGFWSLDQLVQNLFSVHASFRWELVPVILVFMLVVVLFGGSVAVRRIIKIEPAMVLKGE; translated from the coding sequence ATGAAAATTAAGATGTTTATGAGGTTATGCTTTAAGGCCATGCTGCGTGGGAGAAACAAAACACTTTTACTCATGGGAGTTTCAATGATGGCGGTTGCCGTGAGTACAAGCCTTCTTGGACTTATTGATGATATTCGTCTTCAGATGGAAAATGAATTAAAAGTTTTCGGGCCCAATTTTGTGATTCGTCCCTCTTTGGGATATGATCAAGAAGGAATTTCTCGAGGATGTTTTCCTTTTTTAAAGCGAAAGTTAAAGGAGGCCGAGGCGATCTATTCTCCTTGTCTTTTGGGAACGATGCAATTCAAAGGAGAACTTGTGGGGGTCATGGGATTGGAAATTGAATCCTATCAGAAATTTTCCCAAAGTTTTGATCTGGAGGGAAGATGGATTCTCCAACCTCGGGAAGCAATGATTGGGCAGGGCGTTGCTCAAAAATTCGAATTAAAATTAGGGGAACCATTTCAATGGGATGAATATGCTTCTTCTTTTCATGTCTGTGGAATTTTTCAATCAGGAGGGAAAGAAGATGAACAGATTATTTTAAGACTTTCAGAGGCTCAAGAGGTGATGGGTCAAAAAAATAAAGTATCCTCATTCTTAGCTCGGATTCCAGGCTCTTTAAAAGAATTAGAAGAGTTAGCGAGAAAAATTGAAGGGCGTTTTCCTTCTCTTAAGGCAAGTCCTATTCGAAAAGTAGCTCTTTCTGAAGGAGAGATTCTAGATCGGATTGAAGGGCTTGTTTGGATGGTGACTTTGCTGATCTTTATCATGACAGGACTCACGCTGATGGCAACTTCCAATGCACTGGTTTCAGAGCGCCGTCAAGAATTTGGGTTGTCTCGGGTTTTAGGTGCTTCTGGATTTCATTTGAGCCTTCTTTTTTATGTGCAAGCTCTTTTATCAAGTTGGACAGCTGCCCTGCCCGGATTTTTTCTTGGATTCTGGAGTTTAGACCAATTAGTTCAGAATCTTTTTTCAGTTCATGCCTCTTTTCGTTGGGAATTGGTTCCCGTGATTTTAGTGTTTATGCTGGTTGTTGTTCTTTTTGGGGGAAGTGTTGCTGTGAGAAGAATCATTAAGATTGAGCCTGCTATGGTTTTAAAAGGGGAGTAA
- a CDS encoding ATP-binding cassette domain-containing protein, which produces MNTLIHARKLTRRYGDQVLALDQVDLTIHQGEWLAMMGPSGSGKTTLLNLLGCLDQPTDGEIWFEGKLTTALDRTELTRFRRENVGFVFQQFHLVDYLTALENVMVAQYYHSMVDEEEAKRALTEVGLSERLHHYPCQLSGGEQQRACIARALINRPKLILADEPTGNLDEKSEEVVLDLFRSLHREGHTILMVTHDITVGKMADRQIQLEHGKIIGSYLTSLQAEEDIENLLKKLWELKEEGKLSYQYLENADFLDHAGTLKYMGIKGLLEFSPGKVALTDEGERRMKDVIRRHRLAEILFSQTLRMDKDRSDKEACQFEHLLDPEMTEKICSFLEHPKFCPHGRLIPPGECCKK; this is translated from the coding sequence ATGAACACACTTATTCATGCAAGGAAATTGACGCGGCGCTATGGGGATCAGGTTTTGGCCCTGGATCAAGTGGATCTTACTATTCATCAGGGGGAATGGCTGGCGATGATGGGGCCTTCAGGATCAGGGAAAACGACCTTGCTTAATTTGCTAGGCTGTTTGGATCAACCTACGGATGGAGAAATCTGGTTTGAGGGTAAGCTTACGACAGCTTTAGATCGAACAGAGCTTACCCGTTTTCGAAGAGAAAATGTGGGGTTTGTTTTTCAGCAATTTCATCTGGTGGATTATCTAACTGCTTTAGAAAATGTGATGGTGGCCCAGTATTATCACAGCATGGTGGATGAAGAAGAAGCAAAAAGGGCCTTAACTGAGGTAGGATTGTCTGAGCGTCTTCATCATTATCCCTGTCAACTTTCTGGAGGAGAACAGCAAAGGGCCTGTATTGCCAGAGCTTTGATTAATCGTCCCAAACTGATTTTGGCTGATGAGCCTACGGGAAACCTGGATGAGAAGAGTGAAGAGGTGGTGCTGGACCTTTTTAGAAGTTTGCATAGAGAAGGTCATACCATTTTGATGGTGACCCACGATATCACCGTCGGTAAAATGGCCGATCGCCAAATCCAGCTTGAACATGGTAAAATCATTGGTTCTTATCTCACTTCTCTTCAAGCCGAAGAGGATATCGAGAATCTCTTAAAAAAATTATGGGAATTAAAAGAGGAGGGCAAACTCTCTTATCAATATTTAGAGAATGCTGATTTTCTGGATCATGCGGGAACATTAAAATATATGGGAATAAAAGGTCTGCTAGAGTTTTCCCCGGGGAAGGTTGCATTGACCGATGAGGGAGAGCGTCGAATGAAAGATGTGATTCGAAGACATCGACTGGCAGAGATCCTTTTTTCTCAAACCTTGCGGATGGATAAGGATCGCTCGGATAAGGAGGCGTGTCAATTCGAACATCTTCTTGATCCTGAAATGACGGAGAAGATTTGCTCTTTTCTTGAGCATCCGAAATTCTGTCCCCATGGCCGTTTGATTCCACCGGGGGAATGCTGTAAAAAATAA